ATTGTGGAGTAGCAAGTTTTGCCGCCTTTCTGCTACAGCGCAATGTGAACACTCTATCAATAGCGCCAAAAGATGCCCATGAGAACCAGATACAAGTTGCACTGGAGCGTGGAGTTCCTGCCATGGCTGCAGTATTTGCTTCCCGTCGTTTGTTGTATCCAAGCCAAGCTTTTGATTTGATACATTGTTCAAGATGTAGAATTGATTGGATTCGTGATGGTAGTACTTTTTTCCAACCTACTTAATTATAAGCATGAGACTCTAGTCATTCTTTTGTGTTCAATGTGAGCTAGTTATTTGAACCTATCAGCAAATGTACCCACCAACTACTCACACTAATTAAAATCTCTTTCCTTGGCTGTAATACAGATGGAATTTTGCTTCTCGAGACCAATCGAATGCTCAGGGCAGGAGGATACTTCGTGTATAAACGTGAAGCCAATCTGCAGGAACAATGGAGAGGTAGGCAATCATGTTATAGTTCTTGGCTATTCTGTTCTGGAGTCTCACTGTCTTTATTACAATATCTCTATAATCATGGCCAGTTCTTCCTTGTACCTTTCTATACTACAAGTATGATCCTTAAATCTTTGTTTCAATTGGGTAGTGTAAAAGGTGAGGTTCACGAGGATTGTCTCCCTTGCAATGTTAGTGCAGAAATGCAGGACCTTACTAGTCGCATTTGTTGGGAATTGGTAAAGAAGGAAGGAGACATTGCCGTATGGCAGAAGCCATTAAACAACAGCTGCTACCTTAATCGCGATGCTGGGGCACAACCTCCACTGTGCAACTCTAGTGATGCTCCAGACAATGTTTGGTATATCCTGGTCCAAAATTACATTCATGTTCAGGCTTATCTATATATGCAAACACTTACAAGAAgtagaattattaaaattttccttAGAAGTTCTTTTGTTTAATCCAATCTTTTTCAGTTCTGTTTAATTAAGTTGGGCATTTGATGACTGCAACTTGCCAACTTGGTAATACTACAAATACCAGTTACTTATCATCTCTTGTAAATCCATGCATTGGAAGAAACGTTTAGAGTAAGATCATTTGAATATCACAAGAAAATGGTTTAGAGTGTAAATCAATGATTAAGACACATATACGCATATGTAAGAAAGAGGACCAAGGTAacattaattagtttaaaacgATAATGTACAAGAACTATGATGCTTTTGCAGGTATGTCAGCTTGAGGGCATGCATCACTCTACTGCCTGAGAATGGTTATGGGGCCAATGTTACTACGTGGCCTATGCGCCTTCATTATCCACCAGATAGACTGCAGAGCACAATAATGGATGCCTCAATATCCAGAAAGGAGCTCTTCAAGGCAGAGTCAAAATATTGGAACGAAATAATAGAAAGTTATGTTAATGCTTTCCGATGGAAAGAAATGAACTTCCGAAATGTGATGGACATGAGGGCTGGATTTGGGGGGTATCATTCACGGATTACATTTGAATTCTACATATATAATGTGACTATTGATTTCATATAGAGGATGGAGCAATGCACATCATGATTCTGTACAATTTGTTGGTCATTTTGAATATTGCAGGTTTGCAGCAGCATTACATGATCTCCAGATTGATTGCTGGGTTATGAACGTTGTTCCTGTCAGTGGGTTCAATACCTTGCCTGTTATATATGACCGTGGGCTTATAGGAGCGATGCATGACTGGTATAGACAATACACACGCTATTACATTTTAGGCTTTAGACATCAGTATCTTAGCATCAATCATAAAATTATTGTCTTAATACTATTAAAGCAATTGTTATAAAGAAAATTCAcccttttattatatataataatacacttcaataaaatatttactttatgttaaataaaattataatttttagctGCACTTTTTATCCATCacgaaaaagtaaataaattgccGTCTTCTACTCAGCAGCGGAGGTAAATACAACGGTTCTCAAACCGTTGCTATTAACTTATAACTATAGTTAAAGTATATAAGACAACAATTTATGGTGGCGATCTTAAACTTATTTTTGTAGCGGTGACATTTAGCTCTAACCCATATGCTTGGAAGTTGGAAACATGGATTGCCAACTTAGTTTTGACTTAGCTGCTTTAGGATGCTTTGATTGCTTTGTCTTTGTCTTTGATTGATTTCTTACTGGGACTTGTGAGTTCTCAAAATTTTGTTTCCCAGGTGCGAGCCCTTTGATACTTATCCCAGAACATATGACCTGTTACATGCAGCAGGTCTGTTCTCTGTCGAGCAGAAAAGGTATGAGGCCACATTTGTTTCACTTGTGGAGAGTAAATATAaatgtgaaaattttattttattctgtgGTAGGCACAAATGCAATATTTCGAGTATAATGCTTGAGATGGATAGGATACTAAGACATGGTGGAATTGTTTACATACGTGATACTGTATCTGTGATGGATGAACTTCAAGAGATAGCAAAAGCCATGGGTTGGGAGCCTGCTCTTCGAGACACAGGTGAAGGCCAACATTCTATCTGGAAGATTTTGATTTGTGAGAAACGAATACCTTGAGCTTGTCCATTTGATTTGATATCTATcctcactctttttttttttttcttcttatccAAAAGAaggtgtattttttttataccgTAATCATTCTTGTAAGTTATTTTTGAATTTCTCAGAAACTGCATATGTACAACTCATAGAGAAAATATAGATTGCTATATATTTTTTGTCCATTCATTACGACAAGAAAACCATTTTAAAATTCATCGTTAGCACTCAATGgacataaaaaagaaattttattatttattttctcgaTTCTTTTACGAAATAAACTACTTAATtcacttattttaaaaataataaactaacttctatatttaattttattttgtttaactCTTTaatgatttcggcataacaaaaGGAGGCCAGCAATGTGAGTTTGATGACGAAGATAATTCCCATTCCGATGAAAATATACAAGCTGAGAGCATAACAAAAGGGGTGGTTCAAGTTTGGGGATGTTGCCTCCTTTTCGCATCCAAATCATTGTTCTGTCTTCAAGTCTTCCAGTGTCAAAATCCTCCCTCATAATTAATCAAGTTGTAATGGAAACTTCATGACCTTCTTTCTAGTCTCACccttgacttttttttttttgtactttAGAATTGGGTCGCAGCCCAATTTTTTTAGTCCAA
This is a stretch of genomic DNA from Manihot esculenta cultivar AM560-2 chromosome 2, M.esculenta_v8, whole genome shotgun sequence. It encodes these proteins:
- the LOC110608499 gene encoding probable methyltransferase PMT10 encodes the protein MKPADIVTASVDIVKGPNFVKIAALSLLSLSLIALFYHPPSFIPSVVSSASSSAVGDVTTSISSSISPQPSPPPTTTSSSNSSQRQPPPPWLTVGPRIGIVDETGAMAVDFDTGEFDSSAVEELRNLSDWRDEEKKEENVAIGVRLKYKKYKMCEETKSDYIPCLDNVEEITRLNLSGSVERFERHCPEEGKGLNCLVPMPKGYKRSIPWPRSRDEVLFNNVPHTRLVEDKDGQNWKKKKGDKLIFPGGGSQFIHGPDEYLNQISQMVPDIAFGQRTRVALDIDCGVASFAAFLLQRNVNTLSIAPKDAHENQIQVALERGVPAMAAVFASRRLLYPSQAFDLIHCSRCRIDWIRDDGILLLETNRMLRAGGYFVYKREANLQEQWREMQDLTSRICWELVKKEGDIAVWQKPLNNSCYLNRDAGAQPPLCNSSDAPDNVWYVSLRACITLLPENGYGANVTTWPMRLHYPPDRLQSTIMDASISRKELFKAESKYWNEIIESYVNAFRWKEMNFRNVMDMRAGFGGFAAALHDLQIDCWVMNVVPVSGFNTLPVIYDRGLIGAMHDWCEPFDTYPRTYDLLHAAGLFSVEQKRHKCNISSIMLEMDRILRHGGIVYIRDTVSVMDELQEIAKAMGWEPALRDTGEGQHSIWKILICEKRIP